TGACAGGCACCCGCGATCTCCCATTGGCACCGCCAGGCGAGCATGAACAAAGGTCTTCCAGAAGTTCGTGTCGAAGATGACGTGGCGCACGGAGCGCTTGCCGTTGACGTTCGGCATCCGCCAGTTGTGGCCGATCCGATCGCCTGGCTTGCGTTTGTATTCCGAGAAGGGCTGGCTCGAAGCGCCGACGAAGCGGCCGTGACTCGGCATCACGACGCCGGCATGCGCCGATTGCCGGCAGAACTGATAGATCACATCGGTGGATGAACCCCAGTTGGCGTCGACCAGACAGCGCTCGATGCGCAGCATTGCGCCATCGTCACGCCGCCATTCCCGCCCCAGGTATTCACGGGTGAGCGATTCGAGGCCGGAATAGATCGCGCCCTCTAAGCCGCTAGCCTTGGTAGCGACGGTCAATGTGCTGCGCGCATCACGTAACGTGAAGTAAGGGCGTTTCTGGTCGGGGAACGTGCCGTAGTCAACCACGTAGCCGGTGAAATCGTCTTCCCACGCGGCAACAACATAAAACAACAGCGTCGCCTGAACGTCGATGAACATCGTGAGGTGGTTACAACCGATGGGGACTTCGGCCCGCTGCATTCGATTGAACTTGCTGCCGATCTGGTCGGCCGTGAGTTCGTCGGCATCGACGGTGGCTTCGGGCAAGGGTTCGTTCTGGTACTCGGCAAAGAAGGCTGCTTCGTCCTGCAGCTTCAGGTTCATGGCGTGCTGAATGGCCGACAGCTCGTCGTGGTTAAACCGCTCGGGCCAGGCGATCACGGCACCCTCATCCATCGCGTCGCGGTTGTGCTCGTAGAACGCTGTCGCTTCTTCGCCACCATGCCCGTTGCGCAGGCTTTCGGCGCGCAGTTCGGCATACTTGGACCAGAGCTTTTCATTCGCGGGGAACGAATAGACCATCTTGGTCCGCTCGCCGTTCCATTCCGGGTGCTTTTCACGCGACAGAATGTTGTCGGCCATGTCGCTGGGGCGGATCACGGTGCAGGGCATGATCCCTGAAATCTTGTTGCCGGGGCCGGAGAGCCCCAGGACCGCGCCCGCCAGAATGCTTTCGCGCGTGGCGCACTGAGACAGGGACCGAGCGGACTCATCCGTTTGCGGATCGTCAAGCACGACGAGCGTAGGGCGCACCGTGCGGCCATCCGAACGCTTGTACTTCATCCCACGAATACGACCGGTGATGCCGGCCACCTTGATAATGGCTCCGGAGGCGATGCTGTCGGGCATTGTGGGGAGAACGATCTCGCGAGCAGTCCAGCCAATGTGCGTTCGTTCCCCTTTGTAGAGTTGGCCGTTGCAACGGTTGGCGATCCCGTCGAGGGCCTGGATCGGATAGACCACCTCGGGAAAATCCTCGAGCAGCAGGTCGTTGCCGTCGAGTTCCATCTTGATCGACTCGAGCATGTCCATCGCATGCCCTTCGTCGGAACCGATCAAGCAGACGAACTCGCGGTGACCATACAGTACCGCCCAGATGCAGGCGCACTCACAGATCGTGGTCTTGCCGCTGCCGCGGGGCATGGCCATCGCGAACAAGCCACCGCGCAACACGGCCTGCTCGATCTTGGCGATCACCTTCAAGTGGTCGGGGGACCACGGCAGGTGAAATGTCAGCGGAAAATAGGCGTCACAGAAGTAACGAAAGCTCGACGCGGCCTGCGCCTTTCGCTCGGGATTGACGACCGCCGGCAGTTCGCCGATATCACGGCCAGCCAGGGCAATCGCTGCATTGCGAGCGCGAGCTCGGTCCTTGAGCGCGGCATAGGGATCGCCCGCCGGTTCGGGCTTCGGTGTGTGCCTCTGCTCCACGAGCCAAGCCGTGTAGCGCAGCAAGTCAACGTGGCGAGCGTCGCCAATGCGCAGGCCA
The nucleotide sequence above comes from Planctomycetota bacterium. Encoded proteins:
- a CDS encoding phage terminase large subunit family protein, with translation MATDPRKLRPSELCRLLNSTPLGEVINERQLHRHRSRAGLRIGDARHVDLLRYTAWLVEQRHTPKPEPAGDPYAALKDRARARNAAIALAGRDIGELPAVVNPERKAQAASSFRYFCDAYFPLTFHLPWSPDHLKVIAKIEQAVLRGGLFAMAMPRGSGKTTICECACIWAVLYGHREFVCLIGSDEGHAMDMLESIKMELDGNDLLLEDFPEVVYPIQALDGIANRCNGQLYKGERTHIGWTAREIVLPTMPDSIASGAIIKVAGITGRIRGMKYKRSDGRTVRPTLVVLDDPQTDESARSLSQCATRESILAGAVLGLSGPGNKISGIMPCTVIRPSDMADNILSREKHPEWNGERTKMVYSFPANEKLWSKYAELRAESLRNGHGGEEATAFYEHNRDAMDEGAVIAWPERFNHDELSAIQHAMNLKLQDEAAFFAEYQNEPLPEATVDADELTADQIGSKFNRMQRAEVPIGCNHLTMFIDVQATLLFYVVAAWEDDFTGYVVDYGTFPDQKRPYFTLRDARSTLTVATKASGLEGAIYSGLESLTREYLGREWRRDDGAMLRIERCLVDANWGSSTDVIYQFCRQSAHAGVVMPSHGRFVGASSQPFSEYKRKPGDRIGHNWRMPNVNGKRSVRHVIFDTNFWKTFVHARLAVPMGDRGCLS